One part of the Andrena cerasifolii isolate SP2316 chromosome 4, iyAndCera1_principal, whole genome shotgun sequence genome encodes these proteins:
- the LOC143367854 gene encoding SPRY domain-containing SOCS box protein 3 isoform X2, which yields MPDSAIVLNCIDREKFCTSCTTQDCCCEENNGSCVDYEWEWDEDHATYGVVLSKQNSEVIFHNAFSCGTAAVRGNKLLEKGRHHYWEIKMLTPIYGTDVMVGVGTSKVNLNSTTTIFCSLLGLDQESFGFSYVGYIQHCGKKRNYGSYFGEGSLVGVHLDMWRGTLEFWLDRKPLGIAFTGLRDIMLYPMVCSTAAQSKMRLTYSCSVPASLQTECLAVLKPSHKEYLTAVYPGLRYLSESIFASILQRHLHDTDDEVDDLKFLTDYMIFDDFDFALVGAGRTKKKKSTHDSPCNKT from the exons atgccAGACTCTGCTATCGTTCTAAACTGTATTGATCGTGAAAAATTTTGTACTAGTTGCACTACGCAGGATTGTTGCTGCGAGGAAAACAATG GATCGTGCGTAGACTATGAGTGGGAATGGGATGAGGATCACGCTACGTACGGTGTAGTATTATCAAAACAGAACTCGGAGGTAATATTTCACAATGCATTCAGCTGTGGTACAGCAGCTGTGCGGGGCAACAAGTTGCTGGAAAAGGGAAGACACCATTATTGGGAAATTAAAATGCTCACTCCTATTTATGGAACGGATGTG ATGGTTGGAGTCGGAACTAGTAAGGTGAATTTGAATAGCACAACCACCATCTTTTGTTCCTTGCTGGGGCTTGATCAGGAATCTTTCGGTTTCTCTTATGTAGGGTACATACAACACTGTGGTAAGAAACGCAATTATGGCTCTTACTTCGGAGAAGGTAGCCTGGTTGGCGTGCACTTGGATATGTGGAGGGGCACCTTGGAGTTCTGGTTGGACAGGAAACCCCTTG GTATCGCTTTTACTGGGTTAAGGGATATTATGTTGTATCCTATGGTGTGCTCTACGGCTGCGCAGAGTAAAATGAGGTTGACTTATAGCTGCTCTGTGCCGGCATCTTTACAAACAGAATGCCTGGCAGTGTTAAAACCTTCGCACAAAGAGTACTTGACGGCTGTGTATCCAGGACTTCGTTATCTCTCGGAGAGCATCTTTGCGAGCATATTACAAAGGCACTTAC ACGACACTGACGACGAAGTGGATGATCTTAAGTTCCTGACGGATTATATGATCTTTGATGATTTTGACTTTGCTCTGGTAGGCGCTGGgaggacgaagaagaaaaaaagtacCCATGACTCTCCGTGTAATAAAACATAA
- the LOC143367854 gene encoding SPRY domain-containing SOCS box protein 3 isoform X1 produces MPDSAIVLNCIDREKFCTSCTTQDCCCEENNGSCVDYEWEWDEDHATYGVVLSKQNSEVIFHNAFSCGTAAVRGNKLLEKGRHHYWEIKMLTPIYGTDVMVGVGTSKVNLNSTTTIFCSLLGLDQESFGFSYVGYIQHCGKKRNYGSYFGEGSLVGVHLDMWRGTLEFWLDRKPLGIAFTGLRDIMLYPMVCSTAAQSKMRLTYSCSVPASLQTECLAVLKPSHKEYLTAVYPGLRYLSESIFASILQRHLRKQTVKSSTQNDMYSLPTMVILFLFTDDTDDEVDDLKFLTDYMIFDDFDFALVGAGRTKKKKSTHDSPCNKT; encoded by the exons atgccAGACTCTGCTATCGTTCTAAACTGTATTGATCGTGAAAAATTTTGTACTAGTTGCACTACGCAGGATTGTTGCTGCGAGGAAAACAATG GATCGTGCGTAGACTATGAGTGGGAATGGGATGAGGATCACGCTACGTACGGTGTAGTATTATCAAAACAGAACTCGGAGGTAATATTTCACAATGCATTCAGCTGTGGTACAGCAGCTGTGCGGGGCAACAAGTTGCTGGAAAAGGGAAGACACCATTATTGGGAAATTAAAATGCTCACTCCTATTTATGGAACGGATGTG ATGGTTGGAGTCGGAACTAGTAAGGTGAATTTGAATAGCACAACCACCATCTTTTGTTCCTTGCTGGGGCTTGATCAGGAATCTTTCGGTTTCTCTTATGTAGGGTACATACAACACTGTGGTAAGAAACGCAATTATGGCTCTTACTTCGGAGAAGGTAGCCTGGTTGGCGTGCACTTGGATATGTGGAGGGGCACCTTGGAGTTCTGGTTGGACAGGAAACCCCTTG GTATCGCTTTTACTGGGTTAAGGGATATTATGTTGTATCCTATGGTGTGCTCTACGGCTGCGCAGAGTAAAATGAGGTTGACTTATAGCTGCTCTGTGCCGGCATCTTTACAAACAGAATGCCTGGCAGTGTTAAAACCTTCGCACAAAGAGTACTTGACGGCTGTGTATCCAGGACTTCGTTATCTCTCGGAGAGCATCTTTGCGAGCATATTACAAAGGCACTTACGTAAACAGACTGTTAAATCTTCCACTCAGAACGATATGTATAGTTTGCCTACGATGGTTATTCTGTTTCTCTTTACAGACGACACTGACGACGAAGTGGATGATCTTAAGTTCCTGACGGATTATATGATCTTTGATGATTTTGACTTTGCTCTGGTAGGCGCTGGgaggacgaagaagaaaaaaagtacCCATGACTCTCCGTGTAATAAAACATAA
- the LOC143367843 gene encoding odorant receptor 13a isoform X2, translated as MDFQLYGGEEYEKLIKPIMLTGRIISIWPLAEDSAKSTVFLRRFHLFCMFFLVVTMSIAVTADVIHNLNDLDEATECALICTAFYLCVVRLIVYTIHQKDMLYVVNTMKADWTRSSYEDRSILAEKSLFAFRLAKYFISTVAVTIVIFMCAPILEIYLAGKTKMLPFRGYFFVNQTVSPIFECLYLFNVTAGGFGGSMIAGATSFNLVVIMHGSAKFAVLRKRLEALNGGDPDSTSAMVDCVIRHQEAIEYADALERIINVLALGQFVISTGLICFAGFQITSMMEDKGRLMKYSTFLNSAVLELFMFSFSGNGLIDESAAVGQSAYSSGWIGSRFNQNLRIMMMRSRVPSTITAAKFYSMSLESFSAVLSTSFSYFTVLTAANDD; from the exons ATGGATTTCCAATTATACGGTGGCGAGGAATACGAGAAGCTGATCAAACCCATAATGCTGACTGGGAGAATAATTTCTATTTGGCCGCTGGCAGAGGACAGTGCCAAGTCTACGGTGTTCCTCAGGCGGTTTCATCTGTTCTGCATGTTTTTCCTG GTGGTGACGATGTCGATCGCGGTGACGGCTGACGTGATTCACAATCTCAACGATCTAGACGAGGCGACCGAATGCGCCTTGATCTGCACAGCCTTCTACCTGTGCGTGGTTCGTTTAATAGTTTACACGATTCATCAGAAGGACATGCTTTACGTGGTGAACACGATGAAGGCGGATTGGACGAGGTCCTCGTACGAGGACAGGAGTATCTTGGCGGAGAAGTCGTTGTTCGCCTTTCGGCTCGCCAAGTACTTTATCAGCACTGTGGCCGTTACGATTGTGATATTCATGTGCGCTCCCATTCTGGAA ATCTACTTGGCAGGGAAGACCAAGATGCTGCCCTTCCGCGGTTACTTCTTCGTCAATCAAACCGTGTCCCCGATCTTCGAGTGTCTTTACCTATTCAACGTGACAGCGGGTGGCTTCGGCGGAAGCATGATCGCGGGCGCGACCAGCTTTAATCTAGTGGTGATAATGCACGGGTCGGCGAAGTTCGCGGTTTTAAGAAAGCGACTGGAGGCACTGAATGGCGGGGATCCTGATTCCACCTCCGCCATGGTGGACTGCGTGATTCGCCATCAGGAGGCAATAGA GTACGCAGATGCGCTGGAGAGGATCATTAATGTTCTGGCTTTGGGGCAATTCGTCATTAGCACCGGGCTGATCTGCTTCGCGGGATTCCAGATCACCTCG ATGATGGAGGACAAGGGACGTCTGATGAAATATTCCACCTTCTTGAACTCCGCCGTCCTCGAGCTGTTCATGTTCAGCTTCAGTGGGAACGGGCTGATCGACGAG AGCGCTGCAGTGGGCCAATCCGCTTACAGCAGCGGCTGGATAGGCAGCCGCTTCAATCAGAACCTTCGTATCATGATGATGCGCTCGAGGGTCCCCAGCACGATAACAGCAGCGAAATTTTACAGTATGTCCTTGGAGAGCTTCTCAGCG GTCCTGAGTACGTCGTTCTCGTACTTCACGGTCCTGACGGCCGCCAATGACGACTAA
- the LOC143367843 gene encoding odorant receptor 13a isoform X1, translating to MDFQLYGGEEYEKLIKPIMLTGRIISIWPLAEDSAKSTVFLRRFHLFCMFFLVVTMSIAVTADVIHNLNDLDEATECALICTAFYLCVVRLIVYTIHQKDMLYVVNTMKADWTRSSYEDRSILAEKSLFAFRLAKYFISTVAVTIVIFMCAPILEIYLAGKTKMLPFRGYFFVNQTVSPIFECLYLFNVTAGGFGGSMIAGATSFNLVVIMHGSAKFAVLRKRLEALNGGDPDSTSAMVDCVIRHQEAIEYADALERIINVLALGQFVISTGLICFAGFQITSMMEDKGRLMKYSTFLNSAVLELFMFSFSGNGLIDESAAVGQSAYSSGWIGSRFNQNLRIMMMRSRVPSTITAAKFYSMSLESFSAVSGNVLSTPSTPPHLLLYPTI from the exons ATGGATTTCCAATTATACGGTGGCGAGGAATACGAGAAGCTGATCAAACCCATAATGCTGACTGGGAGAATAATTTCTATTTGGCCGCTGGCAGAGGACAGTGCCAAGTCTACGGTGTTCCTCAGGCGGTTTCATCTGTTCTGCATGTTTTTCCTG GTGGTGACGATGTCGATCGCGGTGACGGCTGACGTGATTCACAATCTCAACGATCTAGACGAGGCGACCGAATGCGCCTTGATCTGCACAGCCTTCTACCTGTGCGTGGTTCGTTTAATAGTTTACACGATTCATCAGAAGGACATGCTTTACGTGGTGAACACGATGAAGGCGGATTGGACGAGGTCCTCGTACGAGGACAGGAGTATCTTGGCGGAGAAGTCGTTGTTCGCCTTTCGGCTCGCCAAGTACTTTATCAGCACTGTGGCCGTTACGATTGTGATATTCATGTGCGCTCCCATTCTGGAA ATCTACTTGGCAGGGAAGACCAAGATGCTGCCCTTCCGCGGTTACTTCTTCGTCAATCAAACCGTGTCCCCGATCTTCGAGTGTCTTTACCTATTCAACGTGACAGCGGGTGGCTTCGGCGGAAGCATGATCGCGGGCGCGACCAGCTTTAATCTAGTGGTGATAATGCACGGGTCGGCGAAGTTCGCGGTTTTAAGAAAGCGACTGGAGGCACTGAATGGCGGGGATCCTGATTCCACCTCCGCCATGGTGGACTGCGTGATTCGCCATCAGGAGGCAATAGA GTACGCAGATGCGCTGGAGAGGATCATTAATGTTCTGGCTTTGGGGCAATTCGTCATTAGCACCGGGCTGATCTGCTTCGCGGGATTCCAGATCACCTCG ATGATGGAGGACAAGGGACGTCTGATGAAATATTCCACCTTCTTGAACTCCGCCGTCCTCGAGCTGTTCATGTTCAGCTTCAGTGGGAACGGGCTGATCGACGAG AGCGCTGCAGTGGGCCAATCCGCTTACAGCAGCGGCTGGATAGGCAGCCGCTTCAATCAGAACCTTCGTATCATGATGATGCGCTCGAGGGTCCCCAGCACGATAACAGCAGCGAAATTTTACAGTATGTCCTTGGAGAGCTTCTCAGCGGTGAGTGGAAACGTTCTTTCAACCCCTTCGACGCCACCCCACCTGCTTTTATACCCGACCATCTAA